The following coding sequences lie in one Nocardioides sambongensis genomic window:
- a CDS encoding DUF6049 family protein produces the protein MVQHSRSLRVAAGLVTGLLTLIGTTTAAPAARADAPAASPARAPSTVGVADRRDDTRAASTEDDAPLALTIDALDPGVLPRTGPVTISGTITNTDDVAWNEIHLYPYLNTDDCRADGTCGGPMTTVEELVEAADSDPETPVGERITDLEIRDTVTELAPGATMTFGLTIPQRVLRQEIGDPEPGVYWFGVHASGYSEDTPRDDFADGRARTFLPYVPTGKEAPAGTVDAAVVLPLRAPITHRADGSLTRTKRWERRLSADGYLGRMLGFGEAADGRTVSWLVDPAVLDTVRKLANGNVPRQLLPDVPEDDGEGDGGESESPTDEETTEEPEVDLDTAPGVDGLPNAQPWLDRAQPALTGEEILTLPYGDPDLSGAGTATADLYAAARDQQGDVLSAWNAATTPAVAGPDGYLAPDVFAELSDEPVALLTDRMFGQQEYPDGAPATGEVDGAAVAVTSSAAASGGPGPNDRQTAVALRQRLLSEAALRLVEDDLAPDPVLLEIPATVSADDADEFWDGLDQPWLSLTGVGPVVAGERTAIDADSLTYPDEQAAQEQQPSLYGEAELLTRSGATLQSILGEDSTVGGEVTREALAGTSFELRGDDRATTRLSVSRARIDRRLGSVEISAPPGVTLSSSSGRFSVTISNDLEYIVQVQVVADGDSGVEIDAGDPIVLGADSRTSVSLEVHTTRPGVHDVRLELTDIEGEPLGSSDTVPVRSGQVSIVIWGIIGAGVAILFVAIAIRLIKRIRRARASRR, from the coding sequence GGCCTCGACCGAGGACGACGCCCCGCTGGCGCTCACCATCGACGCCCTCGACCCCGGCGTGCTGCCGCGCACCGGACCGGTCACCATCAGCGGCACGATCACCAACACCGACGACGTCGCGTGGAACGAGATCCACCTCTACCCCTACCTGAACACCGACGACTGCCGTGCCGACGGCACCTGCGGCGGTCCGATGACCACGGTGGAGGAGCTGGTCGAGGCGGCCGACTCCGATCCGGAGACGCCGGTCGGGGAGCGGATCACCGACCTGGAGATCCGGGACACCGTCACCGAGCTCGCACCCGGGGCCACGATGACGTTCGGCCTGACCATCCCGCAGCGGGTGCTGCGCCAGGAGATCGGCGACCCCGAGCCGGGGGTCTACTGGTTCGGCGTGCACGCGTCGGGCTACTCCGAGGACACCCCCCGCGACGACTTCGCGGACGGACGGGCACGGACCTTCCTGCCCTACGTGCCCACCGGGAAGGAGGCGCCCGCCGGCACCGTCGACGCCGCGGTCGTGCTGCCCCTGCGCGCGCCGATCACCCACCGCGCCGACGGGTCGCTGACCCGCACCAAGCGGTGGGAGCGTCGACTCTCCGCCGACGGCTACCTGGGCCGGATGCTCGGCTTCGGCGAGGCCGCGGACGGCCGCACCGTCAGCTGGCTGGTCGACCCGGCCGTGCTGGACACCGTGCGCAAGCTGGCCAACGGGAACGTCCCGCGCCAGCTGCTGCCCGACGTACCCGAGGACGACGGCGAGGGCGACGGCGGCGAGTCGGAGTCGCCGACCGACGAGGAGACCACCGAGGAGCCGGAGGTCGACCTGGACACCGCGCCGGGCGTGGACGGCCTGCCGAACGCCCAGCCCTGGCTCGACCGGGCCCAGCCCGCGCTAACGGGCGAGGAGATCCTCACCCTGCCCTACGGCGACCCCGACCTCTCCGGTGCGGGCACCGCCACCGCCGACCTCTACGCCGCCGCCCGCGACCAGCAGGGCGACGTGCTCAGCGCCTGGAACGCCGCGACCACGCCGGCGGTCGCCGGTCCGGACGGCTACCTGGCACCCGACGTCTTCGCGGAGCTCTCCGACGAGCCGGTGGCGCTGCTCACCGACCGGATGTTCGGTCAGCAGGAGTATCCGGACGGAGCGCCGGCCACCGGCGAGGTCGACGGCGCCGCGGTGGCGGTCACCTCCTCCGCCGCGGCCAGCGGCGGTCCCGGCCCCAACGACCGGCAGACCGCGGTGGCGCTGCGGCAGCGGCTGCTCAGCGAGGCGGCCCTGCGGTTGGTCGAGGACGACCTCGCCCCGGACCCGGTCCTCCTGGAGATCCCCGCGACGGTCTCCGCCGACGACGCCGACGAGTTCTGGGACGGGCTGGACCAGCCCTGGCTGAGCCTGACCGGCGTCGGCCCGGTGGTCGCCGGCGAGCGGACCGCGATCGACGCCGACTCCCTCACCTACCCCGACGAGCAGGCCGCCCAGGAGCAGCAGCCCAGCCTCTACGGCGAGGCGGAGCTGCTCACCCGGTCCGGGGCGACCCTGCAGAGCATCCTCGGCGAGGACTCCACGGTCGGCGGCGAGGTCACCCGGGAGGCCCTGGCCGGGACGTCGTTCGAGCTGCGCGGCGACGACCGCGCCACCACCCGGCTCTCGGTGTCGCGGGCCCGGATCGACCGGCGGCTCGGCTCGGTCGAGATCAGCGCTCCCCCCGGCGTCACCCTGTCCAGCTCGTCGGGCCGGTTCTCGGTGACCATCAGCAACGACCTGGAGTACATCGTGCAGGTCCAGGTGGTCGCCGACGGCGACTCCGGGGTGGAGATCGATGCCGGCGACCCGATCGTGCTCGGCGCCGACAGCCGCACCTCGGTGTCGCTGGAGGTGCACACCACCCGGCCCGGCGTCCACGACGTACGGCTCGAGCTGACCGACATCGAGGGCGAGCCGCTCGGCTCCTCCGACACCGTCCCGGTCCGCTCCGGTCAGGTGAGCATCGTGATCTGGGGGATCATCGGTGCCGGCGTCGCGATCCTCTTCGTGGCGATCGCGATCCGCCTGATCAAGCGGATCCGGCGAGCCCGGGCATCGCGCCGATGA
- a CDS encoding protein kinase family protein — MATSTRPGDVLAGRYRLIDLLSESGGGRFWRAHDKILERYVALHVITESDPRAESLLAAARSSAKVLDSRILRVLDAETQDGLCFVVNEWGTGTSLDILVTHRGAIDPGPAAWMVAEIAEAMARAHEADVPHGRLNPENVLIDQQGGVKLIGLCVDAALHGLPPGGTEQDRADIGGLLYCALTARWPGPSASEVAAARTYHGVPLAPRQMVPGVPRALDAIWREIDQQRRQPAQQHRWRVPAVGYGEHPDVSSAASISERLMEFVGDASEMSFALAAASLPINQVRPVSLPALSDPPVRLPRPEPEPDPEPEPEPEPTAEQETAISSVAEAAEAAEAAEAAERAAADATPDEQDLDIPSPSEIRALTEQPTEAGMPVFGEDDEVSWMRARATPRRHHRPSRTRPSARSSLRRPRRGPPPAWHAPKRPTPARSRSPPTPATAPRGRATTGPGTTPTTPAPRSGSRSTTTGCRAGPGSGSRSASGWSSYCWWRWCWRSTWDAGARRWVRRRSPVRCGAARRRPAWRRPRSPTPRRSTSTPTATAARTPRPRRWRWTATRPPRGAPRPTTTSSARRRPRSSRGSAWSSTSARSAR, encoded by the coding sequence GTGGCTACGTCGACACGCCCGGGCGATGTGCTCGCCGGCCGCTACCGCCTGATCGACCTGCTGAGCGAGAGCGGTGGCGGTCGCTTCTGGCGAGCGCACGACAAGATCCTCGAGCGGTACGTCGCCCTCCACGTGATCACCGAGTCCGACCCGCGGGCCGAGTCCCTGCTGGCCGCCGCCCGCTCCTCGGCGAAGGTGCTGGACTCCCGGATCCTGCGGGTGCTGGACGCCGAGACCCAGGACGGCCTCTGCTTCGTGGTCAACGAGTGGGGCACCGGCACCTCGCTGGACATCCTGGTCACCCACCGCGGGGCGATCGACCCCGGTCCGGCGGCGTGGATGGTGGCCGAGATCGCCGAGGCGATGGCCCGCGCCCACGAGGCCGACGTGCCGCACGGCCGGCTGAACCCGGAGAACGTGCTGATCGACCAGCAGGGTGGGGTGAAGCTGATCGGCCTGTGCGTCGACGCCGCCCTGCACGGCCTGCCGCCGGGCGGCACCGAGCAGGACCGGGCCGACATCGGCGGCCTGCTCTACTGCGCGCTGACCGCCCGCTGGCCCGGACCGTCGGCCTCCGAGGTCGCCGCCGCCCGGACCTACCACGGCGTGCCGCTGGCCCCGCGGCAGATGGTCCCCGGGGTGCCGCGCGCGCTGGACGCGATCTGGCGCGAGATCGACCAGCAGCGCCGCCAACCCGCCCAGCAGCATCGCTGGCGCGTCCCCGCGGTCGGGTACGGCGAGCACCCCGACGTCTCCAGCGCGGCCTCGATCTCCGAGCGGCTGATGGAGTTCGTCGGCGACGCGAGCGAGATGTCGTTCGCGCTGGCCGCGGCCAGCCTGCCGATCAACCAGGTGCGGCCGGTGTCGCTGCCGGCGCTGAGCGACCCGCCGGTGCGGCTCCCGCGGCCCGAACCCGAACCGGATCCCGAGCCCGAGCCCGAGCCTGAGCCGACGGCCGAGCAGGAGACCGCGATCTCCTCGGTGGCCGAGGCGGCCGAGGCGGCCGAGGCGGCCGAGGCGGCCGAGCGGGCCGCCGCGGACGCGACGCCGGACGAGCAGGACCTCGACATCCCCTCGCCCTCGGAGATCCGGGCGCTCACCGAGCAGCCCACCGAGGCCGGGATGCCGGTCTTCGGCGAGGACGACGAGGTGAGCTGGATGCGGGCGCGCGCCACGCCCCGCCGCCACCACCGCCCTTCGAGGACCCGCCCGAGCGCCCGCTCTTCGCTCCGGAGACCCCGGAGGGGGCCGCCGCCCGCCTGGCACGCGCCCAAGCGGCCAACCCCAGCCCGGTCCAGGTCGCCACCGACACCCGCAACCGCACCCCGGGGCCGGGCGACTACTGGCCCTGGGACGACGCCGACCACACCGGCACCGCGGAGCGGGTCGCGGTCGACGACGACGGGGTGCCGGGCCGGTCCTGGCTCCGGCTCGCGCTCGGCGTCGGGCTGGTCGTCGTACTGCTGGTGGCGGTGGTGCTGGCGTTCAACGTGGGACGCGGGCGCACGCCGCTGGGTCAGGAGGAGGAGTCCGGTCCGGTGCGGGGCAGCTCGCCGGCGCCCAGCGTGGCGCCGACCGCGATCCCCGACACCGAGGCGATCGACTTCGACCCCTACGGCGACGGCGGCGAGAACCCCGAGACCGCGCCGCTGGCGGTGGACGGCGACCCGGCCACCGCGTGGCGCACCTCGACCTACAACGACCAGCTCGGCCCGGAGGCGCCCGCGCTCAAGCCGGGGGTCGGCCTGGTCGTCGACCTCGGCGAGATCCGCACGGTGA
- the murJ gene encoding murein biosynthesis integral membrane protein MurJ gives MSTPVGEGPAVEETAGLARDDDGQRAVLRNTMVMAAGTVVSRASGFVRSMLLAAALGLGLHADIFTVANTVPNMLYVLLAGGVFNAVLVPQLVRAMKDDSDGGAAYLNRVMTLALLFLGSVTVLLVAAAPLVMDVLLSNAYQAPDMADERQSAIDFARYCLPQVFFYGMFVLVGQVLNARGRFGPMMWAPIANNVISVVVLVTYLFVFGPATVAESNSGFSPGEEALLGIGSTLGIAAQFLILLPYLRSAGVRYRPRFDFRGVGLGHTLRLGAWTVGFVIVNQLAYTVVVRLASGGTASGADGTGITIYSNAMLVAMVPHSIITVSLATAILPRLSRSAASDDIASLTRTLSATVRTALVVAVPFAALMPAIALPLAHALWGHGAAAETYPRFVEPLVLFAAGIVVFTIHYLVLRAFYALEKNRLVFFIQCAIAATNIGVAIALVRSTDPEHTTSALIVAYITAYAVGSLISVVVLGLLLRRRGTSGALRTGWLGFTLRLAAAAVGVTVVSVTLRIVVDDTITELFGEPGWALSAVEVALVGGGTVAVYLASAGLFRLTEVTAVTRTVFSRVRRG, from the coding sequence ATGAGCACACCCGTCGGTGAGGGACCCGCCGTCGAGGAGACCGCCGGACTGGCGCGCGACGACGACGGCCAGCGTGCCGTGCTCCGCAACACCATGGTGATGGCCGCCGGCACGGTGGTCTCCCGGGCCAGCGGGTTCGTCCGGTCGATGCTGCTGGCCGCGGCCCTCGGGCTGGGCCTGCACGCGGACATCTTCACCGTCGCCAACACCGTGCCGAACATGCTCTACGTGCTGCTGGCCGGCGGCGTCTTCAACGCGGTGCTGGTGCCGCAGCTGGTCCGCGCGATGAAGGACGACAGCGACGGCGGGGCGGCGTACCTGAACCGGGTGATGACCCTCGCGCTGCTCTTCCTCGGCAGCGTCACCGTGCTGCTGGTGGCCGCCGCGCCACTGGTGATGGACGTCCTGCTCAGCAACGCCTACCAGGCGCCGGACATGGCCGACGAGCGCCAGTCGGCGATCGACTTCGCCCGCTACTGCCTGCCCCAGGTCTTCTTCTACGGCATGTTCGTGCTGGTCGGGCAGGTGCTGAACGCGCGCGGCCGGTTCGGGCCGATGATGTGGGCGCCGATCGCCAACAACGTCATCTCGGTGGTGGTGCTGGTGACCTACCTGTTCGTCTTCGGGCCGGCCACGGTGGCGGAGTCCAACAGCGGCTTCTCCCCCGGTGAGGAGGCGCTGCTCGGCATCGGCTCCACCCTCGGCATCGCCGCGCAGTTCCTGATCCTGCTGCCCTACCTGCGGTCGGCGGGCGTGCGCTACCGCCCGCGCTTCGACTTCCGCGGTGTCGGGCTGGGCCACACCCTGCGGCTGGGTGCCTGGACGGTCGGCTTCGTGATCGTCAACCAGCTCGCCTACACCGTGGTCGTCCGGCTCGCCTCGGGCGGCACGGCCAGCGGTGCGGACGGCACCGGTATCACCATCTACTCCAACGCGATGCTGGTCGCGATGGTGCCGCACTCGATCATCACCGTCTCCCTGGCGACGGCGATCCTGCCCCGGCTCTCCCGGTCGGCCGCGAGCGACGACATCGCCTCGCTGACCCGAACGCTGAGCGCCACGGTCCGCACCGCACTGGTGGTCGCGGTGCCGTTCGCCGCGCTGATGCCGGCGATCGCGCTCCCGCTCGCGCACGCCCTGTGGGGCCACGGCGCGGCGGCGGAGACCTATCCGCGGTTCGTCGAGCCGCTGGTGCTGTTCGCCGCCGGGATCGTGGTCTTCACCATCCACTACCTGGTGCTGCGGGCGTTCTACGCGCTGGAGAAGAACCGGCTGGTCTTCTTCATCCAGTGCGCGATCGCGGCCACCAACATCGGGGTGGCGATCGCCCTGGTGCGCAGCACCGACCCGGAGCACACCACCTCGGCGCTGATCGTCGCCTACATCACCGCCTACGCGGTCGGGTCGCTGATCTCGGTGGTCGTCCTCGGCCTGCTGCTGCGCCGTCGCGGCACCAGCGGAGCGCTGCGCACCGGGTGGCTCGGTTTCACGCTGCGCCTCGCCGCGGCGGCCGTCGGCGTCACCGTGGTCTCGGTGACGCTGCGCATCGTCGTGGACGACACGATCACCGAGCTGTTCGGCGAGCCGGGGTGGGCGCTCTCCGCGGTCGAGGTCGCGCTGGTGGGCGGCGGCACGGTCGCGGTCTACCTGGCCAGCGCCGGGCTGTTCCGGCTCACCGAGGTCACCGCGGTGACCCGGACCGTCTTCTCCCGGGTTCGTCGAGGATGA